In one window of Candidatus Scalindua sp. DNA:
- a CDS encoding aspartate aminotransferase family protein, whose product MMKKSEIIEQYDKYVIPNYVRNPIVFVKGDGVHVWDENNRRYLDLFSGWAVSSIGHCNPNVTKAIQEQAATLVHMPNIYYTKPQGILAEYISENSFHGQCFFCNSGAEANEAAIKLARLHNSHKGKYKIVTMNDSFHGRTLATITATGQPKYHKGFTPLLEGFTYVPFNRADEVEKAIDDKTCGVMLEPIQGEGGINVADQDFMKQLRRICDEREILLILDEVQTGMGRTGKYFAYQHYDIDPDIMTLAKSLGNGTAIGAMEAKPEIAKSLVPGTHASTFGGNPLACSAAVAVFETIQSENLLDNATRMGKYAADRLSDFARELPCIADVRGIGLMIGIELTIPAPDAVRKCMEAGLLLNCTHENVIRFMPPITVQKEHIDEGLDILKSVLET is encoded by the coding sequence ATGATGAAGAAGAGTGAAATTATTGAGCAGTACGATAAATATGTAATACCAAATTATGTCCGTAATCCCATAGTATTTGTAAAGGGGGACGGTGTGCATGTCTGGGATGAAAATAACAGGAGATATCTTGACCTGTTTTCCGGCTGGGCTGTCAGTTCCATCGGGCATTGTAATCCAAATGTTACAAAGGCAATCCAGGAACAGGCTGCAACGTTGGTGCATATGCCGAACATATACTACACAAAGCCTCAAGGTATCCTTGCGGAATATATTTCAGAGAACTCTTTTCACGGGCAGTGTTTCTTCTGTAACAGTGGGGCGGAGGCAAATGAGGCGGCAATAAAGCTGGCAAGGCTGCATAACTCACACAAGGGAAAGTATAAGATCGTTACGATGAATGATTCGTTTCATGGAAGAACCCTTGCAACAATAACGGCAACGGGACAGCCGAAGTATCACAAGGGTTTTACACCCCTTTTAGAGGGGTTTACCTATGTCCCCTTTAACAGGGCGGATGAAGTGGAAAAGGCCATTGATGATAAAACCTGCGGTGTAATGCTTGAACCAATCCAGGGTGAAGGGGGTATCAATGTAGCTGATCAGGATTTCATGAAGCAGCTGAGGAGAATCTGTGATGAAAGGGAGATACTCCTGATTCTGGATGAGGTACAGACTGGAATGGGCAGGACGGGAAAATACTTCGCCTATCAGCATTACGATATCGATCCAGACATTATGACACTTGCAAAATCTCTTGGAAATGGAACAGCAATAGGCGCAATGGAGGCGAAACCAGAGATAGCGAAAAGCCTGGTACCGGGAACTCATGCATCGACGTTTGGAGGAAATCCCCTTGCATGTTCAGCGGCAGTTGCCGTTTTTGAGACTATTCAGTCGGAAAATCTACTTGATAATGCGACCAGAATGGGTAAGTATGCCGCTGACCGTTTATCAGATTTTGCACGGGAGCTGCCATGTATTGCTGACGTGAGGGGTATCGGTCTGATGATTGGAATAGAGCTTACGATTCCAGCACCGGATGCTGTCAGGAAGTGTATGGAAGCTGGACTGCTGCTCAACTGTACCCATGAAAACGTGATCAGGTTCATGCCGCCGATAACTGTCCAGAAAGAGCATATTGATGAAGGTCTGGATATCCTGAAGAGTGTATTGGAAACATAA
- the ruvC gene encoding crossover junction endodeoxyribonuclease RuvC codes for MIEIVHKVLTFKNKCVVLLTMRVLGIDPGTIITGFGVVEDSGSRLSLIDYGAVKSGRNDPFPDRLKKIYEGLCRVFEKHTPDHVAVEKVFYGKSVKAAIKIGEGRGVAILCAALAGVPLSEYSPTAIKKSVVGVGNAQKTQVQEMVKIILQLSKLPEPLDSSDALAIAICHCNRKKLDGLING; via the coding sequence GTGATTGAAATAGTTCATAAAGTATTGACATTTAAGAATAAATGTGTAGTTTTATTAACTATGCGAGTATTAGGTATTGACCCCGGCACAATAATAACCGGCTTCGGAGTAGTAGAAGATAGCGGGAGCCGCTTATCACTTATAGATTACGGTGCTGTCAAGAGCGGGAGAAATGATCCCTTTCCTGACAGGCTCAAGAAGATTTATGAAGGATTATGCCGGGTTTTTGAAAAGCATACACCCGATCATGTGGCAGTGGAAAAGGTCTTTTATGGAAAGAGCGTAAAGGCTGCCATCAAAATCGGAGAGGGGCGGGGTGTTGCTATTTTATGTGCCGCTCTGGCGGGCGTTCCTCTATCAGAATATTCACCCACGGCCATTAAAAAATCAGTAGTCGGTGTTGGAAATGCGCAGAAAACCCAGGTCCAGGAAATGGTAAAGATTATTCTCCAGTTATCAAAGCTTCCTGAACCCCTGGACTCTTCAGATGCCCTTGCAATCGCTATCTGCCACTGTAATAGAAAAAAACTGGATGGTTTGATTAACGGGTGA
- the rph gene encoding ribonuclease PH, translating to MRKDGRRSDELRPVTIERNFTKFSPGSVLIEFGETKVICTASVEESVPGYLKNTGKGWITAEYSLLPGSTARRASREATRGKVSGRTQEIQRLIGRSLRSIVNLSALGERTIWIDCDVIQADGGTRVASITGAYVALIDAINWLKKNGKITGEPVLGSIAAVSVGIVNGESLLDLCYEEDFEAQVDMNVVLTGEGRYIELQGTGEEYSFSDEELSAMISQAKQGINQLTQIQQTALDE from the coding sequence ATGCGAAAAGACGGCAGACGATCAGACGAATTGCGTCCTGTGACAATTGAGAGAAATTTCACTAAATTTTCACCAGGCTCTGTATTGATAGAATTTGGAGAAACCAAGGTGATCTGTACCGCTTCGGTAGAGGAGAGTGTACCCGGTTATCTGAAAAACACGGGTAAAGGGTGGATAACCGCTGAATACTCGCTCCTGCCGGGATCCACTGCCAGAAGGGCTTCACGGGAAGCAACCCGTGGAAAAGTAAGCGGCCGTACCCAGGAAATTCAACGGCTCATCGGCAGATCACTGCGTTCCATAGTCAACCTCTCAGCTCTTGGGGAGAGGACCATATGGATTGACTGCGATGTTATTCAAGCTGATGGCGGGACACGGGTGGCTTCGATAACGGGTGCGTATGTAGCCCTGATCGATGCAATTAACTGGTTGAAGAAAAACGGAAAAATTACGGGAGAACCGGTTCTGGGAAGCATCGCTGCCGTAAGCGTCGGGATCGTAAATGGTGAGTCCCTTCTTGATCTCTGCTATGAAGAGGATTTCGAAGCCCAGGTTGATATGAATGTGGTATTAACAGGAGAGGGCAGGTACATTGAGTTGCAGGGGACTGGAGAAGAGTACTCTTTCTCCGATGAAGAACTTTCCGCGATGATATCCCAGGCGAAACAGGGGATTAACCAGCTGACACAGATTCAGCAGACAGCGCTTGATGAATAG
- the argB gene encoding acetylglutamate kinase codes for MNRQATSENIQRSGVAGILCDEALSANAGLKALADTDTKGITLDDAIMKSRVLIEALPYIQSFKGKIVVIKFGGSAMVNIKTFLSILQDVVFMHAIGMKPIIVHGGGPYISEEMKKRGKDPVFVNGYRITDKETLEIAIDVLANQISTLIVNKIKEMRADAVCVWNKNTSPLKARKYVLKENDGSAGPDFGYVGEITAIDCDKLCCLCDSGHIAVVPPIGVGSAGENFNVNADNVACFIARYLKAEKLVFISNTHGISTDPSNPEAFASTLHEDEVYELIESGVIKGGMLPKAKACISALTDGVGKAHIIDGNIPHSLLLEIFTDKGIGTQIIV; via the coding sequence ATGAACAGACAGGCAACCAGTGAAAATATACAGAGGAGCGGCGTTGCAGGTATTCTCTGCGATGAGGCTTTATCAGCAAATGCCGGACTGAAAGCGCTGGCGGATACTGATACAAAAGGTATAACATTAGATGATGCAATTATGAAGTCCAGGGTCCTGATTGAGGCACTTCCGTATATTCAGTCCTTTAAGGGTAAGATTGTCGTAATAAAATTTGGCGGCAGCGCCATGGTCAATATAAAAACCTTCCTCAGTATCCTGCAGGATGTGGTTTTTATGCATGCTATCGGCATGAAACCAATAATAGTTCATGGCGGAGGTCCGTATATAAGTGAGGAAATGAAAAAAAGGGGGAAGGATCCCGTCTTTGTTAACGGGTACCGTATTACGGATAAAGAGACCCTGGAGATAGCAATTGACGTGCTCGCAAACCAGATAAGCACCTTGATTGTCAACAAGATAAAAGAGATGAGGGCTGATGCAGTCTGTGTGTGGAATAAGAATACCAGTCCTTTAAAGGCCAGGAAATATGTATTAAAAGAGAACGATGGATCCGCGGGTCCTGATTTCGGTTATGTGGGCGAGATTACGGCAATCGATTGCGATAAGCTGTGCTGCTTATGCGATAGCGGCCACATTGCTGTCGTACCTCCGATCGGGGTGGGATCCGCCGGAGAAAACTTCAATGTGAATGCGGACAATGTAGCCTGCTTTATCGCACGCTATCTGAAAGCGGAAAAACTGGTATTTATATCAAACACCCACGGAATATCAACTGATCCCTCTAATCCGGAAGCATTTGCATCAACGCTGCATGAGGATGAGGTGTATGAATTGATAGAAAGCGGGGTAATCAAGGGAGGAATGCTGCCGAAAGCAAAGGCCTGTATATCCGCTTTGACAGATGGTGTAGGAAAAGCGCATATTATTGACGGAAACATCCCCCATTCTCTCTTATTGGAGATTTTTACTGACAAGGGAATCGGAACGCAGATTATTGTTTAA
- the argF gene encoding ornithine carbamoyltransferase, translating into MNSKNLVTIKDLAVEEINELFALTEQIKGSSKNRQTDHSLAGKTLGMIFEKSSMRTRVSFEVAMTQLGGHAIYLTKQDINIGERESIKDVAAILSRYVDCITIRTYAHETVVELADHSSVPVINALSDYTHPCQALTDLYTIKEKKGTLDGVKIAFVGDGNNVARSLAFLCAKLDVSFTIASPENYELPAESLESAMMSAKSGICIEQQRNPLEAVRDADIVYTDTWISMGREAETATRRNDFKNYQVNGSLLAAAKQGALVMHCLPAHRGEEITDEVIDGSNSIVYDQAENRLHLQKALLKLLICSNGK; encoded by the coding sequence ATGAATAGTAAAAACCTGGTTACAATTAAAGATCTTGCAGTTGAAGAAATTAACGAACTGTTTGCATTGACGGAGCAGATAAAAGGTTCCAGCAAAAACAGGCAGACTGATCATTCTCTTGCGGGCAAAACACTTGGTATGATCTTTGAAAAAAGTTCAATGCGGACGAGAGTCTCTTTTGAAGTAGCAATGACACAACTGGGCGGGCATGCAATATATCTGACGAAACAGGACATTAATATTGGTGAGCGGGAATCTATCAAGGATGTCGCAGCAATTCTTTCAAGATATGTAGACTGCATTACCATCAGAACCTATGCGCATGAGACAGTTGTTGAACTGGCGGACCATTCATCGGTACCCGTAATTAATGCCCTTTCTGATTATACTCATCCCTGTCAAGCTCTTACTGATCTGTATACAATAAAAGAGAAAAAGGGTACGCTTGACGGCGTGAAAATCGCATTTGTCGGAGACGGAAATAATGTTGCAAGGTCATTGGCTTTTTTATGTGCAAAACTCGATGTCTCGTTTACGATAGCTTCTCCGGAAAATTATGAGTTGCCGGCTGAATCACTGGAATCGGCAATGATGTCTGCAAAATCCGGTATATGTATAGAGCAGCAGAGAAATCCCCTTGAGGCGGTAAGAGATGCAGACATTGTTTATACAGATACATGGATAAGTATGGGAAGAGAGGCGGAAACTGCAACCAGGCGAAATGATTTTAAAAATTACCAGGTAAACGGTTCACTGCTGGCCGCTGCCAAACAGGGTGCCCTTGTGATGCATTGCCTTCCCGCTCATCGTGGAGAGGAAATAACGGATGAAGTCATTGATGGATCGAATTCAATTGTTTACGATCAGGCTGAAAACAGATTACACCTTCAGAAAGCCCTGTTAAAGCTTCTCATCTGCAGTAACGGAAAATAA
- the polA gene encoding DNA polymerase I — MSQKIIIIDGSSYIFRAFYAIRTSLSNSRGLPTNAIFGFTRMLLKVVRDENPDYAAVVFDSAKKTTRHGYFPQYKANRAAMPEDLAPQIPYIHDIVKSFNIDVVCVDGIEADDIIGTLAVQSRQKGLEVIIVSGDKDMMQLVGNGITMLDTMKDKRIGPEEVQEKLGVAPEKVVEIMGLMGDTSDNIPGVPGIGPKTALELINAYGDIENTLSHAQEVKKKSVRERLSQFQDQARLSRKLVTIVTDLDLDCDPVNFKVREMDHDAVVRILKELEFSALLKELTPSHKSVEKTEKNYHTVLTQQDFDRVLKVLKKSGSFAVDLETTSKHPVKAEIVGISLSFKPHEAYYIPVAHDYPGCPIQLDFNDVLEGLKPVLEDPGIHKYGQNIKYEKIVLQKAGINLQGIAFDTMIASYLLEPNKRNHNLNDIALEYLEHRMITYKEVTGTGQKEIGFHQVEIPRASEYSCEDADVTFLLTGKLAPMIRSEGLEVLLQTMEMPLLEVLAEMEINGVGIDVTLLREMSGRLETQLHDISKRIHQIAGEEFNINSPKQLAVILFEKLKLPAARKTKTGYSTDEGVLERLAGRHELPAEVLNYRKLRKLKSTYVDALPALVNPDTGRVHTSFNQTVAATGRLSSTEPNLQNIPTQAETGMEIRKAFIPDEGSLILSADYSQIELRILAHLSGDEILMESFHQGEDVHTRTASEVFHLSLEAVTPEMRKMAKAVNFGIIYGISAFGLSNGIGVSQKEAKEFIDNYFQLYQKVKLYINESIEKAHTAGSVSTMLGRSRRIPELKSPNRNLREFGERIAVNSPIQGSAADIIKLAMIAISREMKKKGLQSRMIIQVHDELVFEVPVSEKAVMEKLVRTHMEQAYPLQVPLTVDLRFGENWNEAH, encoded by the coding sequence ATGTCTCAGAAAATAATCATCATTGACGGGAGTTCCTACATCTTCCGTGCCTTTTACGCAATCAGGACATCCCTTTCAAATTCCAGGGGACTTCCCACCAATGCCATATTCGGTTTTACCCGTATGCTGCTGAAGGTGGTTCGGGATGAAAATCCGGATTACGCTGCAGTGGTTTTTGATTCAGCGAAAAAGACCACCCGGCATGGATATTTTCCTCAATACAAAGCCAACCGTGCAGCCATGCCGGAAGATCTGGCACCGCAGATTCCCTACATCCATGATATTGTCAAGTCATTCAATATCGATGTGGTCTGCGTTGACGGTATTGAGGCGGATGACATTATCGGCACACTGGCCGTGCAATCGAGACAAAAAGGTCTGGAAGTTATTATTGTAAGCGGCGATAAAGATATGATGCAGCTGGTTGGTAATGGCATCACCATGCTTGATACCATGAAAGACAAAAGGATTGGACCGGAAGAGGTGCAGGAAAAATTGGGAGTTGCCCCTGAAAAGGTTGTCGAAATTATGGGTCTTATGGGAGATACATCGGATAACATTCCCGGCGTCCCGGGTATAGGGCCCAAGACTGCTTTGGAATTAATTAACGCATATGGTGATATTGAAAATACTCTTTCCCACGCACAGGAGGTGAAAAAAAAGAGTGTAAGAGAAAGGCTTTCACAATTCCAGGATCAGGCGAGATTGAGCAGAAAACTGGTAACCATTGTTACGGATCTCGACCTGGATTGTGATCCCGTAAACTTCAAGGTAAGGGAAATGGATCATGATGCCGTGGTCCGTATCTTAAAGGAACTGGAATTCTCCGCCCTGCTCAAGGAATTAACTCCTTCTCACAAATCTGTGGAAAAAACAGAAAAAAACTACCATACGGTTTTAACGCAGCAGGATTTTGATAGAGTGCTGAAAGTTCTTAAAAAATCAGGAAGTTTTGCGGTTGACCTTGAAACTACCAGTAAACATCCCGTTAAAGCAGAGATCGTGGGTATTTCTCTCTCTTTTAAACCTCACGAAGCATATTATATCCCTGTTGCCCACGATTATCCCGGTTGTCCGATTCAGCTGGATTTTAATGACGTATTGGAAGGACTGAAACCGGTCCTGGAAGATCCCGGGATTCATAAATACGGGCAGAACATAAAGTATGAAAAAATCGTACTGCAGAAAGCAGGGATCAATCTGCAGGGAATAGCTTTCGACACCATGATCGCCTCCTATCTTCTGGAACCGAACAAAAGAAACCATAACCTGAATGATATAGCACTTGAATACCTGGAACACCGGATGATCACGTATAAGGAAGTTACCGGAACTGGCCAGAAGGAGATCGGTTTTCACCAGGTGGAAATCCCCAGGGCTTCAGAATATTCATGCGAGGATGCAGATGTAACGTTTCTCCTGACCGGAAAGCTCGCACCCATGATCAGATCCGAGGGGCTTGAGGTTCTCCTTCAAACAATGGAAATGCCCCTGCTGGAGGTGTTGGCTGAAATGGAGATAAACGGAGTCGGGATCGACGTCACTCTTCTCCGGGAAATGTCAGGCAGGCTTGAGACACAATTGCATGATATCTCGAAACGGATCCATCAGATAGCAGGTGAGGAGTTCAATATCAATTCACCAAAGCAGCTTGCCGTCATCCTTTTTGAGAAACTGAAGCTGCCGGCTGCCAGAAAGACCAAGACCGGATACTCGACTGATGAAGGAGTACTGGAAAGGCTGGCGGGCAGACACGAACTTCCGGCTGAAGTGCTCAACTACCGTAAACTCAGGAAATTGAAATCAACCTATGTGGATGCGCTGCCTGCCCTGGTCAATCCTGATACTGGCCGGGTACATACCTCCTTTAACCAGACCGTTGCAGCCACCGGCCGCCTGAGCAGTACCGAGCCGAACCTGCAGAATATTCCAACCCAGGCAGAGACAGGGATGGAGATAAGGAAGGCGTTTATTCCTGATGAAGGAAGCCTGATCCTTTCCGCTGATTATTCACAGATAGAACTGCGTATCCTTGCTCATCTTTCAGGGGATGAGATCTTGATGGAATCGTTTCATCAGGGAGAGGACGTCCATACCCGGACTGCATCTGAGGTTTTTCACCTCAGCCTGGAAGCGGTTACTCCTGAGATGCGGAAGATGGCCAAGGCCGTGAATTTCGGGATTATTTACGGGATTTCAGCCTTTGGACTGTCCAACGGGATCGGAGTCAGCCAGAAAGAGGCGAAGGAGTTTATCGATAATTATTTCCAACTCTACCAAAAGGTAAAGCTGTATATCAACGAGTCAATTGAAAAGGCCCATACGGCTGGTTCTGTCTCCACAATGCTGGGAAGAAGCCGCCGTATTCCGGAACTGAAAAGCCCGAACAGAAACCTGCGTGAATTCGGGGAAAGGATAGCGGTAAATTCCCCGATCCAGGGATCTGCTGCCGACATTATCAAACTTGCAATGATAGCTATTTCCAGAGAGATGAAAAAAAAAGGGCTGCAGTCAAGGATGATCATCCAGGTACACGATGAATTGGTCTTTGAGGTGCCGGTATCAGAAAAAGCGGTCATGGAAAAGCTGGTACGGACTCATATGGAACAGGCCTATCCCCTGCAGGTTCCTCTGACGGTTGACCTCCGTTTTGGTGAAAACTGGAATGAGGCGCATTAA
- a CDS encoding dihydroorotate dehydrogenase electron transfer subunit, protein MGDALIQSGQPVMVKINEIINEASDTKTFIFKQKLVYKIGQFLMVWLPGIDEKPFAVSNYGSDFFGFTALARGKFTQQLHTMVAGDLVGIRGPFGRGFTIPDTIADGTGNACVIGGGCGMASLTTLIEHMPHGNVTVLNGATTKPNLLFPDRFENTILITDDGSIGERGYPTDRLEELHRERRFSIIYTCGPEIMMFKVYEFCRNNGIPCQVSLERYMKCGIGICGQCVCDGMMVCKDGPVFNSEELDIMNDFGKYSLLKSGRRVTVADYARWRQD, encoded by the coding sequence ATGGGTGATGCATTGATACAGTCTGGTCAGCCGGTGATGGTAAAGATTAATGAGATCATCAACGAGGCCAGTGACACAAAGACCTTTATCTTCAAACAGAAACTTGTATACAAGATCGGGCAGTTCCTGATGGTCTGGTTGCCGGGCATTGATGAAAAACCCTTTGCAGTATCAAACTATGGCAGCGACTTCTTTGGATTTACCGCGCTCGCAAGAGGTAAATTCACACAACAGCTGCATACCATGGTTGCCGGGGACCTGGTGGGTATACGGGGCCCTTTCGGGAGGGGATTCACCATTCCCGATACCATTGCGGATGGTACCGGAAACGCATGTGTGATTGGAGGCGGATGCGGCATGGCATCGCTGACTACACTCATTGAACATATGCCGCATGGCAATGTGACAGTGCTCAACGGAGCAACGACAAAACCTAATTTACTTTTTCCCGACCGGTTTGAAAACACCATCCTGATCACGGACGATGGCAGTATCGGTGAGCGGGGATATCCAACTGACAGGCTGGAGGAGTTACACAGGGAACGGAGATTCAGCATAATCTACACCTGCGGACCTGAGATCATGATGTTCAAGGTGTATGAGTTCTGCAGAAACAACGGTATACCTTGCCAGGTTTCTCTGGAGAGGTATATGAAATGCGGTATCGGTATCTGCGGGCAATGTGTCTGTGACGGAATGATGGTGTGTAAGGATGGTCCTGTCTTCAACTCAGAGGAGCTGGATATCATGAACGATTTCGGGAAGTATTCGTTGCTGAAAAGCGGCCGGAGAGTTACCGTAGCGGATTATGCCAGGTGGAGGCAGGATTAG
- the hpt gene encoding hypoxanthine phosphoribosyltransferase, translated as MEKDIEKVIIREIEIRERVEELARRITADYEDKKLTIIGILNGSLIFLSDLIRLIPFTIKIDTIRVNTYVGDATCPERGAEIIDTPRLNIRCEHVLVVDDILDTGNTLAKILPMIKKHDPLSVKVCVLLNKRERREVNIIPDYCCFDIDNQFVVGYGLDFDNKYRNLPYIAVLRNSQVAERDLRCC; from the coding sequence ATGGAAAAAGATATTGAAAAAGTTATCATTCGCGAAATTGAGATCCGGGAACGGGTTGAGGAGCTGGCAAGAAGAATAACTGCTGATTACGAAGACAAAAAGCTGACAATAATTGGAATCTTGAATGGGAGTCTCATATTTCTCTCTGACTTGATTCGCCTGATTCCCTTTACCATTAAAATTGATACCATTCGTGTTAATACGTATGTCGGGGATGCCACCTGCCCGGAGAGGGGGGCGGAGATCATCGACACTCCCAGGCTGAATATACGATGTGAACACGTCCTTGTCGTGGATGACATACTTGATACGGGCAATACACTGGCAAAGATTCTACCGATGATCAAGAAGCATGACCCCTTGTCTGTCAAGGTATGTGTCCTTCTCAACAAAAGAGAACGAAGAGAAGTGAATATCATTCCCGACTACTGCTGCTTTGATATTGACAACCAGTTTGTTGTAGGATATGGCCTCGATTTTGACAATAAATACCGGAATCTCCCCTATATTGCCGTATTGAGAAATAGCCAGGTGGCTGAACGAGATCTGCGCTGCTGCTGA
- a CDS encoding dihydroorotate dehydrogenase produces the protein MGCFRSTTSYGFMIINQFYQDIMMPRPNLATNLCGIRLSNPTILPSGFLGTSRPLLKRVAANGAGAVTIKSVGLTPREGHKNPTVVTFEAGMLNAVGYSNPGVEETAGEFSKTEEIDVPLIASVIGTDAEEFVQVIERLADTAFSAIELPLSCPHTPGFGLLAGQGTPENTGKIVSAVRKATKLPIFVKLSPNVPGIGILAKVAEDAGADAITAVNSLGPGMIINIEARSPVLSFKIGGVSGSALRPIATRCVYDIYESVTIPIIGVGGISTGRHAIEMIMAGATAIGIGTGIYQRGIDVFQKVCREMESWMSENNLKDIEEIKGAAHG, from the coding sequence ATGGGTTGTTTTCGTTCAACCACTAGTTACGGATTTATGATTATTAACCAGTTTTATCAGGACATTATGATGCCCAGACCGAATCTTGCCACAAATCTGTGTGGAATCAGGCTGTCGAATCCAACTATCCTGCCATCAGGATTCCTTGGGACCTCCCGGCCTCTGTTAAAAAGAGTCGCTGCTAATGGAGCCGGAGCAGTAACGATTAAATCTGTAGGACTTACGCCTCGAGAAGGACACAAAAACCCGACTGTCGTTACCTTTGAAGCAGGCATGCTGAACGCTGTTGGATACTCAAATCCGGGAGTGGAAGAAACAGCCGGGGAATTTTCCAAGACGGAAGAAATTGATGTGCCGCTGATCGCAAGTGTTATCGGCACAGATGCGGAAGAATTTGTACAGGTGATAGAAAGATTAGCGGATACCGCATTCTCGGCAATTGAACTCCCTCTTTCGTGCCCCCACACTCCAGGATTTGGTCTCCTTGCAGGTCAGGGTACACCCGAAAACACCGGAAAAATAGTTTCTGCTGTCAGAAAGGCTACGAAACTCCCCATATTTGTCAAACTCTCTCCGAATGTTCCGGGCATTGGTATCCTGGCAAAGGTTGCTGAGGATGCGGGAGCAGATGCCATTACGGCCGTAAACTCTTTAGGGCCCGGTATGATCATTAATATCGAGGCGCGGTCTCCTGTTCTTTCATTCAAGATCGGCGGAGTCTCTGGCAGTGCCTTGAGGCCAATTGCAACGCGTTGTGTATACGATATTTACGAATCAGTCACCATTCCCATTATAGGTGTTGGCGGAATCTCAACCGGTCGTCATGCCATCGAGATGATTATGGCCGGGGCGACTGCCATTGGAATCGGTACGGGAATCTATCAAAGGGGGATTGACGTTTTTCAAAAGGTGTGCAGGGAGATGGAGTCCTGGATGTCTGAAAATAATCTTAAGGATATCGAAGAAATCAAAGGAGCTGCCCATGGGTGA